From a single Streptomyces misionensis genomic region:
- a CDS encoding tetratricopeptide repeat protein, which produces MTDQAVDTGGARLSAPSADGDHFLGRARELKELRADIERAGLDTISGRKAPRARVLLIAGRPGSGRTTLAAELVRQVAHRYPDGVLRARLGEADGTPVPVERAARELLAALRVPAPAGAAEDDLTEALRTALAGRRALLFLDDAAGAEQVDALLPDAPDCLVVAVSKGPLTGIADVRPCTLGGLDTKSAVELLTRYTGSVRVTVDPRSAESLVEACQGHPATLVLAGGWLAARPKAAVSDLAKRMHTYGQDGADDADATPLARVFRLVHEELPGPAARILRLLSLAPAGPVDDHTASALAGCSVEAARATLDDFVALGLLRPVDSPLAEYEVPGWLHPLLRALAEAQERPGELQLARARMLERTVRLLHSCRAITETDSPQSREKIQALPPAVRFADPRAAAEWLRVRRPALLASARLAVADGELDTLARRLLSQLVRAFAAHVGTQAAAADLYGVHGLVLDVAQRRGLPRERAAALLNLGDLDAQTGRTRDALARYRDALDAGREANDPYATGRAMESVGGAHQELGDYDRAADWFGRALADRLARGERTEAARLYGRIATAHTYAGRYGEALRNWRAACAAYRKSGEVAAHARALSEMARVQEYAGRPQESLHTCQEAVEWARRADDVRLQAALQLRLADTVERLGDPTAARLHRATAGRLLGEEGPERPSQQDTSPEQDANAYEIRGASSED; this is translated from the coding sequence GTGACGGATCAGGCGGTGGACACAGGCGGTGCGCGGCTGTCCGCGCCCTCGGCCGACGGGGACCATTTCCTGGGCCGCGCACGGGAGTTGAAGGAGCTGCGCGCCGACATCGAGCGCGCGGGCCTGGACACCATCTCCGGCCGCAAGGCGCCCCGCGCGCGGGTCCTGCTGATCGCCGGGCGCCCCGGTTCCGGCCGCACCACCCTCGCCGCCGAACTGGTCCGCCAGGTCGCGCACCGTTACCCCGACGGGGTGCTGCGCGCCCGGCTCGGCGAGGCCGACGGCACCCCGGTCCCGGTGGAGCGGGCCGCCCGCGAACTGCTGGCCGCGCTGCGGGTGCCCGCCCCGGCCGGCGCCGCCGAGGACGATCTGACCGAGGCCCTGCGCACCGCCCTCGCCGGCCGCCGGGCACTGCTCTTCCTGGACGACGCGGCCGGCGCCGAACAGGTCGACGCGTTGCTCCCGGACGCCCCGGACTGCCTGGTGGTGGCCGTCTCCAAGGGCCCGCTCACCGGCATCGCGGACGTCCGCCCCTGCACCCTGGGCGGCCTCGACACCAAGTCCGCCGTCGAGCTGCTCACCCGCTACACCGGCTCGGTCCGCGTCACCGTCGACCCCCGCTCCGCCGAGAGTCTGGTGGAGGCCTGCCAGGGCCACCCGGCCACCCTGGTGCTGGCCGGCGGCTGGCTCGCCGCCCGCCCCAAGGCCGCCGTCTCCGACCTCGCCAAGCGGATGCACACCTATGGGCAGGACGGCGCGGACGACGCCGACGCCACCCCACTGGCCCGCGTCTTCCGGCTGGTGCACGAGGAGCTGCCCGGCCCCGCCGCCCGGATACTGCGACTGCTCAGCCTGGCCCCGGCCGGCCCGGTCGACGACCACACCGCCTCCGCGCTGGCCGGCTGCTCGGTGGAGGCCGCCCGCGCCACCCTGGACGACTTCGTCGCCCTCGGCCTACTACGGCCGGTGGACTCGCCGCTCGCCGAGTACGAGGTGCCGGGCTGGCTGCACCCGCTGCTGCGCGCCCTGGCCGAGGCCCAGGAACGGCCGGGGGAGCTCCAGCTGGCCCGGGCCCGGATGCTGGAGCGCACGGTACGGCTGCTGCACTCCTGCCGGGCCATCACCGAGACCGACAGCCCGCAGTCCCGCGAGAAGATCCAGGCCCTGCCCCCGGCGGTGCGCTTCGCCGACCCCCGCGCGGCCGCCGAGTGGCTGCGCGTGCGCAGGCCCGCGCTGCTGGCCTCCGCCCGGCTCGCGGTGGCCGACGGAGAACTGGACACCCTGGCGAGGCGGCTGCTGTCGCAGCTGGTCAGGGCCTTCGCGGCGCATGTCGGCACCCAGGCCGCGGCCGCCGACCTGTACGGCGTGCACGGGCTGGTGCTGGATGTCGCGCAGCGGCGCGGGCTGCCCCGGGAGCGGGCCGCGGCGTTGCTGAACCTGGGCGACCTGGACGCCCAGACCGGCCGCACCCGGGACGCGCTGGCCCGCTACCGGGACGCGCTGGACGCCGGACGCGAGGCGAACGACCCGTACGCCACCGGCCGCGCGATGGAATCCGTAGGCGGCGCCCACCAGGAGCTGGGTGACTACGACCGGGCCGCCGACTGGTTCGGGCGGGCGCTAGCCGACCGGCTGGCCCGCGGCGAGCGCACCGAGGCCGCCCGGCTGTACGGCCGGATCGCCACCGCCCACACCTACGCGGGCCGCTACGGCGAGGCGCTGCGGAACTGGCGGGCGGCCTGTGCGGCCTACCGCAAGAGCGGTGAAGTCGCGGCCCACGCAAGGGCGTTGAGCGAGATGGCCCGGGTGCAGGAGTACGCGGGACGGCCGCAGGAATCGCTGCACACCTGCCAGGAGGCGGTGGAGTGGGCGCGGCGCGCGGACGACGTCCGCCTCCAGGCCGCGTTGCAGCTGCGCCTGGCCGACACCGTGGAGCGCCTCGGCGACCCGACGGCGGCCCGCTTGCACCGGGCCACGGCCGGGCGTCTGCTGGGTGAGGAGGGCCCGGAACGGCCATCACAGCAGGACACAAGCCCGGAACAGGACGCGAACGCCTACGAAATCCGAGGTGCATCGTCAGAAGATTGA
- a CDS encoding NUDIX domain-containing protein, with amino-acid sequence MTTIKDTREEWEIRATETPFVGNKTSVRTDEVVMPDGSVVRRDYQVHPGSVAVLALDEEDRVLLINQYRHPVRHKLWEIPAGLLDVPGENPLHAAQRELYEEAHVKAEDWRVLTDVYTTPGGCDEAVRIFLARDLSEAEGERFAAEHEETDMQHARVPVDELVRLVLAGDVHNNCLVVGVLSLVAARGGDGLDALRPADAPWPARPFSS; translated from the coding sequence ATGACGACGATCAAGGACACCCGCGAGGAGTGGGAGATCCGGGCGACGGAGACCCCCTTCGTCGGCAACAAGACCTCGGTGCGCACCGACGAGGTGGTCATGCCGGACGGCTCGGTGGTCCGCCGCGACTACCAGGTCCACCCGGGCTCGGTCGCCGTCCTCGCCCTCGACGAGGAGGACCGGGTGCTGCTGATCAACCAGTACCGCCACCCGGTGCGCCACAAGCTGTGGGAGATCCCGGCCGGGCTGCTCGACGTGCCCGGCGAGAACCCGCTGCACGCCGCCCAGCGCGAGCTGTACGAGGAGGCGCACGTCAAGGCCGAGGACTGGCGGGTGCTCACCGACGTGTACACCACCCCCGGCGGCTGCGACGAGGCCGTGCGGATCTTCCTCGCGCGTGATCTGTCCGAGGCGGAGGGGGAGCGCTTCGCGGCGGAGCACGAGGAGACCGACATGCAGCACGCGCGGGTGCCGGTCGACGAGCTGGTGCGCCTCGTGCTCGCCGGTGACGTGCACAACAACTGCCTGGTCGTCGGGGTGCTCTCCCTGGTGGCCGCGCGCGGCGGGGACGGGCTGGACGCGCTGCGCCCGGCGGACGCGCCCTGGCCGGCCCGCCCGTTCTCCTCCTGA
- a CDS encoding segregation and condensation protein A: protein MTSFDLPDPGTAGRRRALGRGPGAAALEEAHGTVVPEEPPAAGPEPGPGPEPAPRPGPGPGPATDEPPASDATPDDAPDGVFKVRLSNFEGPFDLLLQLISKHKLDVTEVALSKVTDEFMAHIRAMGPDWDLDQTTEFLVVAATLLDLKAARLLPAAEVEDEADLALLEARDLLFARLLQYRAYKRIADIFNARVEEEARRHPRTVGLEPEHAELLPEVVISIGPEGFARLAVKAMQPRPKPQVYVDHIHAPLVSVQEQARIVVARLRELGEAGFGALVEDADDTLTVVARFLALLELYREKAVALEQETALGELLVRWTGGDGDAAPVVTDEFDRPPRQTEEEKQP from the coding sequence ATGACCTCGTTCGACCTCCCCGATCCCGGTACCGCCGGCCGTCGGCGTGCGCTGGGTCGGGGACCGGGCGCCGCGGCGCTCGAAGAGGCCCACGGGACGGTCGTACCGGAAGAACCCCCTGCCGCCGGACCGGAGCCCGGGCCCGGACCGGAGCCCGCGCCCCGACCCGGACCAGGGCCGGGACCCGCGACCGACGAGCCACCCGCGTCCGACGCGACCCCCGACGACGCACCCGACGGCGTCTTCAAGGTCCGCCTCTCCAACTTCGAGGGCCCCTTCGACCTGCTGCTCCAGCTGATCTCCAAGCACAAGCTGGACGTCACCGAGGTCGCCCTGTCGAAGGTGACCGACGAGTTCATGGCGCACATCAGGGCGATGGGCCCGGACTGGGACCTGGACCAGACGACGGAGTTCCTGGTCGTGGCCGCCACCCTGCTCGATCTGAAGGCGGCCCGGCTGCTGCCCGCCGCCGAGGTGGAGGACGAGGCCGACCTCGCGCTGCTGGAGGCGCGGGACCTGCTGTTCGCGCGGCTGCTCCAGTACCGGGCGTACAAGCGGATCGCCGACATCTTCAACGCGCGCGTCGAGGAGGAGGCCCGGCGCCACCCCCGTACCGTCGGTCTGGAGCCCGAGCACGCCGAGCTGCTGCCCGAGGTCGTGATCAGCATCGGCCCCGAGGGGTTCGCCAGGCTCGCGGTCAAGGCGATGCAGCCCAGGCCCAAGCCGCAGGTCTACGTCGACCACATCCACGCCCCGCTGGTCAGCGTGCAGGAGCAGGCGCGGATCGTGGTGGCGCGGCTGCGGGAACTGGGCGAGGCGGGCTTCGGGGCGCTGGTCGAGGACGCCGACGACACCCTGACCGTCGTCGCCCGCTTCCTGGCCCTCCTGGAGCTGTACCGGGAGAAGGCCGTCGCCCTGGAGCAGGAGACGGCCCTCGGCGAGCTGCTGGTCCGCTGGACCGGCGGGGACGGGGACGCGGCCCCGGTGGTCACCGACGAGTTCGACCGGCCACCCCGGCAGACCGAGGAGGAGAAGCAGCCGTGA
- a CDS encoding CTP synthase, whose product MPPKSTTTKHIFVTGGVASSLGKGLTASSLGMLLKARGLRVVMQKLDPYLNVDPGTMNPFQHGEVFVTNDGAETDLDIGHYERFLDRDLDGSANVTTGQVYSTVIAKERRGEYLGDTVQVIPHITNEIKHRIRRMATDAVDVVITEVGGTVGDIESLPFLETVRQVRHEVGRDNVFVVHISLLPYIGPSGELKTKPTQHSVAALRNIGIQPDAIVLRCDREVPTAIKRKISLMCDVDEAAVVACPDARSIYDIPKVVHTEGLDAYVVRKLDLPFRDVDWTTWDDLLDRVHNPEHEVTLALVGKYIDLPDAYLSVTEAMRAGGFANRARVKIKWVTSDDCKTPAGAKAQLADVDGICIPGGFGDRGVLGKVGAIRYARENKIPLLGLCLGLQCIVIEAARNLAGIPDANSTEFDPATAHPVISTMAEQLDIVAGEGDMGGTMRLGMYPAKLAEGSLVREAYDGKEYVEERHRHRYEVNNAYRAELEKKAGIQFSGTSPDGKLVEYVEYPRETHPYLVATQAHPELRSRPTRPHPLFAGLVKAAVERKIAK is encoded by the coding sequence ATGCCGCCGAAATCTACGACGACCAAGCACATCTTCGTCACCGGGGGTGTCGCCTCCTCGCTCGGCAAGGGCCTCACCGCCTCCAGCCTGGGCATGCTGCTCAAGGCCCGTGGCCTGCGCGTCGTGATGCAGAAGCTCGACCCCTACCTGAACGTCGACCCGGGCACGATGAACCCCTTCCAGCACGGTGAGGTGTTCGTCACCAACGACGGCGCCGAGACCGACCTGGACATCGGCCACTACGAGCGCTTCCTCGACCGCGACCTGGACGGCTCGGCCAACGTCACCACCGGCCAGGTGTACTCGACGGTGATCGCCAAGGAGCGCCGCGGCGAGTACCTGGGCGACACCGTGCAGGTCATCCCGCACATCACCAACGAGATCAAGCACCGCATCCGCCGCATGGCGACCGACGCGGTGGACGTCGTCATCACCGAGGTCGGCGGCACCGTCGGCGACATCGAGTCGCTGCCGTTCCTGGAGACCGTCCGCCAGGTCCGCCACGAGGTGGGCCGGGACAACGTCTTCGTGGTGCACATCTCCCTGCTGCCCTACATCGGCCCCTCCGGTGAGCTGAAGACCAAGCCGACCCAGCACTCCGTCGCCGCGCTGCGCAACATCGGCATCCAGCCGGACGCCATCGTGCTGCGCTGCGACCGCGAGGTCCCCACCGCCATCAAGCGCAAGATCTCGCTGATGTGCGACGTGGACGAGGCCGCCGTGGTGGCCTGCCCGGACGCCCGCTCGATCTACGACATCCCGAAGGTCGTGCACACCGAGGGCCTGGACGCCTACGTGGTGCGCAAGCTCGACCTGCCCTTCCGGGACGTGGACTGGACGACCTGGGACGACCTGCTGGACCGGGTCCACAACCCGGAGCACGAGGTCACCCTCGCCCTGGTCGGCAAGTACATCGACCTGCCCGACGCCTACCTCTCGGTCACCGAGGCGATGCGCGCCGGCGGCTTCGCCAACCGCGCCCGCGTGAAGATCAAGTGGGTCACCTCCGACGACTGCAAGACCCCGGCCGGCGCCAAGGCGCAGCTCGCCGACGTCGACGGCATCTGCATCCCGGGCGGCTTCGGCGACCGCGGTGTGCTCGGCAAGGTCGGTGCCATCCGCTACGCCCGCGAGAACAAGATCCCGCTGCTCGGCCTCTGCCTCGGCCTCCAGTGCATCGTGATCGAGGCCGCGCGCAACCTGGCCGGCATCCCGGACGCCAACTCCACCGAGTTCGACCCGGCCACCGCCCACCCGGTGATCTCCACCATGGCCGAGCAGCTGGACATCGTGGCCGGCGAGGGCGACATGGGCGGCACCATGCGCCTGGGCATGTACCCGGCCAAGCTGGCCGAGGGCTCCCTCGTGCGCGAGGCGTACGACGGCAAGGAGTACGTCGAGGAGCGGCACCGTCACCGCTACGAGGTGAACAACGCCTACCGCGCGGAGCTGGAGAAGAAGGCGGGTATCCAGTTCTCCGGCACCTCCCCGGACGGCAAGCTCGTGGAGTACGTCGAGTACCCGCGGGAGACGCATCCCTACCTGGTCGCCACCCAGGCGCACCCGGAGCTGCGCTCGCGGCCGACCCGCCCGCACCCGCTCTTCGCCGGTCTGGTGAAGGCCGCGGTCGAGCGGAAGATCGCGAAGTAA
- a CDS encoding ParA family protein translates to MPAGGQGPAGFEAVGSVAVRTFAAHQSPGAPMPRTAHQSMDGHHVNAMAGDGSGAPHNHFADYDELPEGHFYDPDAEYEPDPEYAATLAPDAARQRRERIGPTGRPLPYFPIPGPLTDHGPAKIIAMCNQKGGVGKTTSTINLGAALAEYGRRVLLVDFDPQGALSVGLGVNPMELDLTVYNLLMERGMSADEVLLKTAVPNMDLLPSNIDLSAAEVQLVSEVARESTLQRALKPLLPDYDYIVIDCQPSLGLLTVNALTAAHKVIVPLECEFFALRGVALLTETIEKVQERLNPELELDGILATMYDSRTVHSREVLARVVEAFDDHVYHTVIGRTVRFPETTVAGEPITTYASNSVGAAAYRQLAREVLARCHAE, encoded by the coding sequence ATGCCCGCAGGGGGCCAGGGGCCCGCGGGATTCGAGGCTGTCGGCTCCGTCGCTGTGCGCACCTTCGCAGCCCACCAGAGTCCGGGAGCGCCCATGCCCCGGACAGCACACCAGAGCATGGATGGCCATCACGTGAACGCCATGGCCGGCGACGGAAGTGGCGCGCCCCACAACCACTTCGCCGACTACGACGAACTGCCCGAGGGGCACTTCTACGACCCCGACGCCGAGTACGAGCCCGATCCGGAGTACGCGGCCACGCTCGCGCCCGACGCGGCCCGCCAGCGCCGTGAGCGCATCGGTCCCACCGGACGCCCGCTGCCGTACTTCCCGATCCCGGGCCCGCTGACCGACCACGGCCCCGCGAAGATCATCGCGATGTGCAACCAGAAGGGCGGCGTCGGCAAGACGACGTCGACCATCAACCTGGGTGCCGCGCTCGCGGAGTACGGCCGGCGCGTGCTGCTCGTGGACTTCGACCCGCAGGGCGCGCTGTCGGTGGGTCTCGGCGTCAACCCCATGGAACTCGACCTCACGGTCTACAACCTGCTCATGGAGCGGGGCATGTCCGCGGACGAGGTCCTGCTGAAGACCGCGGTCCCCAACATGGACCTGCTGCCCTCCAACATCGACCTGTCGGCCGCCGAGGTCCAGCTGGTCTCCGAGGTCGCGCGCGAGTCCACGCTCCAGCGGGCGCTCAAGCCGCTGCTGCCCGACTACGACTACATCGTGATCGACTGCCAGCCCTCGCTCGGCCTGCTCACGGTGAACGCGCTGACCGCCGCGCACAAGGTGATCGTGCCGCTGGAGTGCGAGTTCTTCGCGCTGCGCGGTGTCGCGCTGCTGACCGAGACCATCGAGAAGGTCCAGGAACGGCTCAACCCCGAGCTGGAGCTGGACGGCATCCTCGCCACCATGTACGACTCGCGCACGGTGCACAGCCGCGAGGTCCTCGCCCGGGTGGTCGAGGCGTTCGACGACCACGTCTACCACACGGTCATCGGGCGCACGGTCCGCTTCCCGGAGACCACGGTCGCCGGTGAGCCGATCACCACGTACGCCTCCAACTCCGTCGGTGCCGCCGCCTACCGCCAGCTCGCCAGGGAGGTGCTCGCCCGGTGTCACGCCGAGTGA
- a CDS encoding pseudouridine synthase gives MRSSGSGKSGGRGNYRGAGNNRDERQGQGRPRKPRPEERRYDVGPGATQDGPKSGRGGAARGGAKGGPKQRPQQGGRTAPARSREYETRVEERNRERYAGKKDVKLPKTFPGAEQEGERLQKVLARAGYGSRRACEELIEQARVEVNGEIVLEQGKRVDPEKDEVKVDGLTVATQSYQFFSLNKPAGVVSTMEDPEGRQCLGDYVTNRETRLFHVGRLDTETEGVILLTNHGELAHRLTHPKYGVRKTYLAHIVGPIPRDLGKRLKDGIQLEDGYARADHFRVVEQTGKNYLVEVTLHEGRKHIVRRMLAEAGFPVDKLVRTAFGPITLGDQKSGWLRRLSNTEVGMLMKEVDL, from the coding sequence ATGCGAAGCAGCGGCAGCGGCAAGAGTGGCGGGCGCGGTAACTACCGCGGCGCCGGCAACAACCGGGACGAGCGGCAGGGGCAGGGCCGTCCCCGCAAGCCCCGCCCCGAGGAGCGCCGCTACGACGTGGGCCCCGGCGCGACCCAGGACGGCCCCAAGTCCGGGCGCGGCGGTGCGGCGCGCGGCGGCGCCAAGGGCGGCCCGAAGCAGCGGCCCCAGCAGGGCGGCCGGACGGCGCCCGCGCGCTCGCGTGAGTACGAGACGCGGGTCGAGGAGCGCAACCGGGAGCGGTACGCGGGCAAGAAGGACGTCAAGCTGCCCAAGACCTTCCCGGGCGCCGAGCAGGAGGGCGAGCGGCTCCAGAAGGTGCTCGCGCGCGCGGGCTACGGCTCCCGGCGCGCCTGCGAGGAGCTGATCGAGCAGGCCCGCGTCGAGGTCAACGGCGAGATCGTCCTGGAGCAGGGCAAGCGGGTCGACCCGGAGAAGGACGAGGTCAAGGTCGACGGCCTGACCGTGGCGACCCAGTCGTACCAGTTCTTCTCGCTGAACAAGCCGGCCGGCGTCGTCTCCACCATGGAGGACCCGGAGGGCCGCCAGTGCCTCGGCGACTACGTCACCAACCGGGAGACCCGGCTCTTCCACGTCGGCCGGCTGGACACCGAGACCGAGGGCGTCATCCTGCTCACCAACCACGGTGAGCTGGCCCACCGCCTCACCCACCCCAAGTACGGCGTGCGCAAGACCTACCTCGCGCACATCGTCGGGCCGATCCCGCGCGACCTCGGCAAGCGCCTGAAGGACGGCATCCAGCTGGAGGACGGCTACGCGCGCGCCGACCACTTCCGGGTGGTGGAGCAGACCGGCAAGAACTACCTGGTCGAGGTGACGCTGCACGAGGGCCGCAAGCACATCGTGCGCCGGATGCTCGCGGAGGCCGGCTTCCCGGTGGACAAGCTGGTGCGCACCGCCTTCGGCCCGATCACCCTGGGCGACCAGAAGTCGGGCTGGCTGCGCCGGTTGTCGAACACCGAGGTCGGCATGCTGATGAAGGAAGTCGATCTGTAG
- the ald gene encoding alanine dehydrogenase, which translates to MIDVKVGIPREVKNNEFRVAITPAGVHELVRNGHQVVIERGAGIGSSITDDEYVAAGGRILDTADEVWAAADLLLKVKEPIAEEYHRLRKDQILFTYLHLAASKECTDALIESGTTAIAYETVELPNRSLPLLAPMSEVAGRLAPQVGAYHLMRAGGGRGVLPGGVPGVTPAKAVVIGGGVSGWNATQVAVGMGFDVTLLDRDINKLREADKIFGTKVKAIMSNAFELEKAVLDADLVIGAVLIPGAKAPKLVTNELVARMKPGSVLVDIAIDQGGCFEDSRPTTHAEPTFEVHNSVFYCVANMPGGVPNTSTNALTNATLPYIVSLANNGWVEALRRDAALAKGLNTHDGKVVYKEVAEAHGLEHVELASLLG; encoded by the coding sequence GTGATCGACGTGAAGGTCGGCATCCCCCGCGAGGTCAAGAACAACGAGTTCCGGGTGGCCATCACCCCCGCCGGCGTGCACGAGCTGGTGCGCAACGGCCACCAGGTCGTCATCGAGCGGGGCGCCGGCATCGGCTCCTCGATCACGGACGACGAGTACGTGGCCGCCGGTGGCCGGATCCTGGACACCGCCGACGAGGTCTGGGCCGCCGCCGACCTGCTGCTGAAGGTCAAGGAGCCCATCGCGGAGGAGTACCACCGCCTTCGCAAGGACCAGATCCTCTTCACCTACCTGCACCTGGCCGCCTCCAAGGAGTGCACGGACGCCCTGATCGAGTCCGGCACCACGGCCATCGCCTACGAGACGGTCGAGCTGCCCAACCGCTCGCTGCCGCTGCTCGCCCCGATGTCCGAGGTCGCGGGCCGGCTGGCCCCGCAGGTCGGCGCCTACCACCTGATGCGCGCGGGCGGCGGCCGCGGTGTGCTGCCCGGCGGTGTCCCGGGCGTGACCCCGGCCAAGGCCGTGGTCATCGGCGGCGGCGTCTCCGGCTGGAACGCCACCCAGGTCGCCGTCGGCATGGGCTTCGACGTGACCCTGCTCGACCGCGACATCAACAAGCTGCGCGAGGCCGACAAGATCTTCGGCACGAAGGTCAAGGCGATCATGTCCAACGCCTTCGAGCTGGAGAAGGCCGTCCTGGACGCCGACCTGGTCATCGGCGCGGTGCTGATCCCGGGCGCCAAGGCCCCGAAGCTCGTCACCAACGAGCTGGTCGCCCGCATGAAGCCCGGAAGTGTCCTTGTCGACATCGCGATCGACCAGGGCGGCTGCTTCGAGGACTCCCGCCCCACCACGCACGCCGAGCCGACCTTCGAGGTCCACAACTCGGTCTTCTACTGCGTCGCCAACATGCCGGGCGGTGTGCCGAACACCTCCACCAACGCCCTCACCAACGCGACGCTGCCGTACATCGTCTCCCTCGCCAACAACGGCTGGGTCGAGGCGCTGCGCCGCGACGCCGCGCTCGCCAAGGGTCTCAACACCCACGACGGCAAGGTGGTTTACAAGGAGGTCGCCGAGGCCCACGGCCTGGAGCACGTCGAGCTGGCCTCGCTGCTCGGCTGA
- the scpB gene encoding SMC-Scp complex subunit ScpB, with protein MSETTEAAAGDGTVAGLELKPALEAVLMVVDEPATEDQLARILERPRRQIADALRALADEYTVQGRGFELRHVAGGWRFYTRAAYAPAVERLVLDGQTARLTQAALETLAVVAYRQPVSRSRVSAVRGVNCDGVMRTLLQRGLVEEAGAEPETGAILYRTTNYFLERMGLRGLDELPELAPFLPEAEAIEAETQEGVPSFDPDAPDAPGVEDADD; from the coding sequence GTGAGCGAGACGACCGAGGCCGCCGCGGGGGACGGCACCGTCGCCGGGCTGGAGCTCAAGCCCGCCCTGGAGGCCGTCCTCATGGTCGTGGACGAGCCCGCGACCGAGGACCAACTCGCCAGGATCCTGGAGCGGCCCAGGCGGCAGATCGCCGACGCGCTGCGCGCGCTGGCCGACGAGTACACCGTGCAGGGCCGCGGCTTCGAGCTGCGCCACGTCGCGGGCGGCTGGCGCTTCTACACCCGCGCCGCCTACGCGCCCGCCGTGGAGCGGCTGGTCCTGGACGGCCAGACCGCCCGGCTCACCCAGGCCGCGCTGGAGACGCTCGCGGTCGTCGCCTACCGCCAGCCGGTCAGCCGCAGCCGGGTCTCCGCCGTGCGCGGGGTGAACTGCGACGGCGTGATGCGGACCCTGCTCCAGCGGGGTCTGGTCGAGGAGGCGGGCGCGGAACCCGAAACAGGTGCGATCCTGTACAGGACGACGAACTACTTCCTGGAGCGGATGGGCCTGCGTGGCCTGGACGAGCTTCCGGAGCTCGCGCCCTTCCTCCCGGAGGCGGAGGCGATCGAGGCCGAGACCCAGGAAGGAGTCCCGTCGTTCGACCCGGACGCGCCCGACGCGCCGGGCGTAGAGGACGCAGACGACTAA